A DNA window from Longimicrobiaceae bacterium contains the following coding sequences:
- a CDS encoding riboflavin synthase, whose protein sequence is MFTGLVEEVGHIRNPRPLENGRAFQVQASAVLEGMALGDSVAVDGVCLTVTALARDGFEVQAVATTLERTTLGEYEPGRRVNLERALRLGDRLGGHLVQGHVDGVGTVRSVTPLGELVLIDVVVPDEVVELTVLHGSIAVNGVSLTVNDLPERGVVGLSIIPYTWEHTALSDLQPGDRVNLEGDLIGKYVRQLLGRPARERSAGAEDLLRGWGY, encoded by the coding sequence ATGTTCACCGGACTGGTTGAAGAAGTCGGCCACATTCGCAATCCCCGTCCCCTCGAGAATGGGCGCGCCTTCCAGGTGCAGGCGTCCGCCGTGCTCGAAGGCATGGCCCTGGGGGACAGCGTTGCGGTGGACGGCGTCTGCCTTACGGTTACAGCGCTGGCGCGCGACGGCTTCGAGGTTCAGGCGGTGGCCACGACGCTGGAGCGCACCACGCTGGGCGAGTACGAGCCCGGACGGCGGGTCAACCTCGAGCGGGCGCTGCGGCTCGGAGACCGACTCGGGGGACATCTGGTTCAGGGGCACGTGGACGGGGTGGGAACGGTGCGCTCCGTCACGCCGCTCGGCGAACTGGTGCTGATCGACGTGGTGGTGCCGGACGAGGTCGTGGAACTGACGGTGCTGCACGGTTCGATCGCCGTGAACGGGGTGAGTCTGACCGTCAACGATCTACCGGAGCGGGGCGTGGTGGGGCTGTCGATCATCCCTTATACATGGGAACACACGGCCCTCTCCGATCTTCAGCCGGGCGATCGCGTGAATCTGGAAGGCGACCTCATCGGGAAGTACGTCCGTCAGCTCCTCGGCCGCCCTGCCCGCGAGCGCTCCGCCGGGGCGGAGGATCTGTTGCGAGGATGGGGGTATTAG
- the ribD gene encoding bifunctional diaminohydroxyphosphoribosylaminopyrimidine deaminase/5-amino-6-(5-phosphoribosylamino)uracil reductase RibD, whose product MESSSEVSGSASRSEVAAAASPADHAYMRRALVLAERGWGRVAPNPLVGCVLVRDGEVVGEGWHAEYGRAHAEVVALLAAGERARGATAYVTLEPCSHHGKTPPCTSALIEAGVARVVYAASDPHPAARGGAEVLRAAGIPVVGGVEEAVARDQNASFFHRYSPLGNERPWIELKLALSLDARIADRRGQSSWITDEKARAEVHRLRAGHDAICVGVGTALADDPRLTVRGAIEPRVPPVRVVFDRSLRLPTDSTLVRTANEVPVWIVCAPQADPARREVLEQRGIALVEAEDLRQGFRALRERGIGSAFVEGGAGIAGELLREGMVDRLTLFYAPVLLGAEALSPFTLEGWELGEAPRWRRFRTAAFGPDTLISLAKPD is encoded by the coding sequence ATGGAATCTTCTTCGGAAGTCTCGGGATCCGCGTCGCGCTCTGAGGTTGCCGCGGCGGCCTCGCCGGCCGACCATGCCTACATGCGTCGAGCGCTGGTGCTGGCGGAGCGCGGCTGGGGGAGAGTTGCGCCCAATCCCCTCGTCGGCTGCGTGCTCGTGCGGGACGGCGAAGTCGTGGGCGAGGGATGGCACGCCGAGTACGGGCGCGCCCACGCGGAGGTTGTGGCGCTGCTCGCCGCCGGCGAGAGGGCGCGCGGCGCCACCGCTTATGTCACGCTCGAGCCCTGCTCACACCACGGCAAGACACCACCGTGTACCTCAGCGTTGATCGAGGCTGGGGTGGCGCGGGTCGTCTACGCGGCGTCCGATCCTCACCCGGCTGCGCGCGGAGGTGCGGAGGTGCTGCGGGCGGCGGGGATTCCAGTCGTGGGCGGCGTGGAGGAGGCGGTGGCGCGCGACCAGAACGCATCCTTCTTCCATCGATACTCCCCCCTGGGGAACGAGCGCCCCTGGATCGAGCTCAAGCTCGCCCTCTCGCTCGACGCCCGCATCGCCGACCGGCGTGGGCAGTCCTCGTGGATCACCGACGAAAAGGCTCGCGCCGAGGTCCACCGCCTGCGAGCGGGACACGACGCGATCTGCGTCGGGGTCGGCACGGCGCTCGCGGACGATCCCAGGCTGACCGTCCGCGGTGCCATCGAGCCGCGGGTGCCGCCCGTCCGTGTCGTCTTCGACCGTTCCCTTCGCCTTCCCACGGACAGCACCCTGGTGCGCACGGCCAACGAAGTGCCGGTCTGGATCGTCTGTGCTCCGCAGGCGGATCCGGCGCGGCGCGAGGTGCTCGAGCAGCGTGGCATCGCCCTGGTGGAGGCGGAGGACCTGCGTCAGGGGTTTCGGGCGCTCCGGGAGCGCGGAATCGGCTCCGCCTTCGTGGAGGGAGGCGCGGGAATCGCGGGGGAGTTGCTGCGCGAGGGGATGGTGGATCGCCTTACACTGTTTTATGCGCCGGTGCTGCTCGGCGCGGAGGCGCTGTCGCCCTTCACCCTGGAGGGATGGGAGCTTGGCGAGGCCCCGCGCTGGCGGCGCTTCCGGACGGCCGCCTTCGGGCCCGACACCTTGATCTCCCTCGCGAAGCCTGACTGA